The Urbifossiella limnaea genome has a window encoding:
- a CDS encoding thioredoxin domain-containing protein, with amino-acid sequence MPPRLFAFAAAVLLVAAAGTPAADPKEKPKFPANRLAKESSPYLLQHAHNPVDWYPWGAEAFEKAKREGKLVFLSIGYSSCHWCHVMERETFSDPDIAKLLAANFVCIKVDREERPDIDDVYMTALNVAGDSGGWPLSMFLTPDGKPIFGGTYFPPKDKKVGDATQLGFSTVLGKVNELMAKEKDGLFKQADKVAEMTNDALARGTRFQLVGALTREMVAEAAGAYEFDPVYGGTGSKDRDFKGTKFPRPSVYGFLLHHAARTKDAALAGSVRLTLRQMALGGIFDHLGGGFHRYSTERTWAVPHFEKMLYDNAQLTELYAEAFRLDADPLYRRVVADTLAFVARDMTSPDGVFYSALDADTDGEEGKHYVWTGEELGKVLGNAADTEFVKTVYGVGAPNFEEKYHVLRLPKPLAEIAADLKLTEAQVLERLTPLRARLLEARERRAKPFRDTKVITSWNGLMIAGYAKAGEVFHEPAHTAAAAKAADFLLRTVRTPDGRLKHLYAAVPGERPAARGNAFLEDYAFLTHGLLNLHDATGDKRWLDEAKALTDAAAKWHGDDARGGFYFTAHDHEKLFARAKDGYDGATPSGNGMVVRNLVRLASKTDDAKYRELAGKSLRAFAGMLRSSPGAAPNTARALDQWLDIATKDSVAADAKTPTPKMPRESSDVVSAVVKLTPVGGQPNRAFTLTLTIAAPFHVYANPTGNDTLVGSKTTVAIVVGGKENDDPIAYPVGSTVKDATTGDYRIYADGTRITGTLPAGVDPATVEFRVRVIACREGRCLLPSTLRVKP; translated from the coding sequence ATGCCGCCCCGTCTGTTCGCGTTCGCCGCCGCGGTCTTGCTCGTGGCCGCCGCCGGCACCCCCGCTGCCGACCCGAAGGAGAAGCCCAAGTTTCCGGCGAACCGGCTGGCGAAGGAGAGCAGTCCGTACCTGTTGCAGCACGCCCACAACCCGGTCGACTGGTACCCGTGGGGCGCGGAGGCGTTCGAGAAGGCGAAGCGTGAGGGAAAGCTGGTGTTCCTGTCGATCGGCTACAGCAGCTGCCACTGGTGCCACGTCATGGAGCGGGAGACGTTCTCGGACCCCGACATCGCCAAGCTGCTGGCCGCGAACTTCGTCTGCATCAAGGTGGACCGGGAGGAGCGGCCCGACATCGACGACGTTTACATGACGGCCCTCAACGTCGCCGGCGACAGCGGCGGCTGGCCGCTGTCGATGTTCCTGACGCCCGACGGCAAGCCGATCTTCGGCGGCACGTACTTCCCGCCGAAGGACAAGAAGGTGGGCGACGCGACGCAGCTGGGGTTCTCGACGGTGCTGGGGAAGGTGAACGAGTTGATGGCGAAGGAGAAGGACGGCCTGTTCAAGCAGGCGGACAAGGTCGCCGAGATGACGAACGACGCGCTGGCTCGCGGTACCCGATTCCAGCTGGTCGGTGCGCTGACGCGCGAGATGGTGGCTGAGGCCGCGGGTGCTTACGAATTCGACCCGGTGTACGGCGGCACCGGCTCGAAGGACCGCGACTTCAAAGGAACGAAGTTCCCCCGCCCGTCCGTGTACGGCTTCCTCCTGCACCACGCCGCGCGGACGAAGGACGCGGCGCTCGCGGGTTCAGTTCGGCTGACGCTCCGGCAGATGGCGCTGGGCGGCATCTTCGACCACCTCGGTGGCGGCTTCCACCGCTACAGCACCGAGCGCACCTGGGCCGTGCCGCACTTCGAGAAGATGCTGTACGACAACGCCCAGCTCACCGAGCTGTACGCGGAGGCGTTCCGCCTCGACGCCGACCCGTTGTACCGCCGCGTCGTCGCCGACACGCTGGCATTTGTGGCCCGCGACATGACTTCGCCGGACGGCGTGTTCTACTCCGCCCTCGACGCCGACACCGACGGCGAAGAGGGGAAGCACTACGTTTGGACGGGCGAGGAGTTGGGCAAGGTACTCGGCAACGCCGCGGACACGGAGTTCGTCAAGACCGTGTACGGCGTCGGCGCCCCGAACTTCGAGGAGAAGTACCACGTGCTGCGGCTGCCGAAGCCGCTCGCGGAGATCGCCGCCGACCTGAAACTGACCGAGGCGCAGGTGCTTGAGCGCCTCACGCCGCTGCGGGCGAGGCTGCTGGAGGCGCGGGAGCGACGCGCGAAGCCGTTCCGGGACACGAAGGTCATCACGAGCTGGAACGGCCTGATGATCGCGGGCTACGCCAAGGCCGGCGAAGTGTTCCACGAGCCGGCCCACACCGCCGCCGCCGCGAAGGCCGCCGACTTCCTCCTCCGCACCGTCCGCACCCCCGACGGTCGATTGAAGCACCTCTACGCCGCCGTGCCGGGCGAGCGGCCCGCCGCCCGCGGAAACGCTTTCCTGGAGGACTACGCCTTCTTGACGCACGGCCTCCTCAACCTGCACGACGCTACCGGCGACAAGCGCTGGCTCGATGAAGCGAAGGCACTCACCGACGCGGCCGCGAAGTGGCACGGCGACGACGCCCGCGGCGGCTTCTACTTCACCGCCCACGACCACGAAAAGTTGTTCGCCCGCGCCAAGGACGGGTACGACGGCGCGACGCCGTCCGGTAACGGGATGGTGGTCCGCAACCTGGTCCGGCTGGCGTCGAAAACTGACGACGCGAAGTACCGCGAGCTGGCGGGCAAGTCGCTGCGGGCGTTCGCCGGGATGCTGCGCAGCAGCCCAGGAGCAGCGCCGAACACCGCCCGCGCGCTCGATCAATGGCTCGACATCGCGACGAAAGACTCGGTCGCCGCCGACGCCAAGACGCCGACACCCAAGATGCCGCGGGAGTCGTCCGACGTGGTGAGCGCAGTGGTTAAGCTGACCCCGGTAGGCGGCCAGCCCAACCGGGCCTTCACGCTCACACTGACGATCGCGGCGCCGTTCCACGTCTACGCCAATCCGACCGGCAACGACACTCTCGTGGGCTCAAAGACGACTGTCGCCATCGTGGTCGGCGGGAAGGAGAACGACGACCCGATCGCTTACCCGGTCGGCTCCACGGTAAAGGACGCGACCACCGGCGACTACCGCATCTACGCCGACGGGACCCGCATCACCGGCACGCTGCCGGCCGGCGTAGACCCGGCTACAGTCGAATTCCGTGTTCGCGTCATCGCATGCCGCGAGGGGCGGTGCCTCCTGCCGTCAACGCTCCGCGTGAAGCCGTGA